The Acetivibrio saccincola genome window below encodes:
- a CDS encoding YitT family protein, translating to MSIRDAFEKWKDYLWIVIGAVVAAAGINIFIVPYKIAPGGVSGIATVLYHLSGGKLPVGTTMLALNIPLFILGYRFIGKKFIIKTFFGTVLLSVIIDTTSTIGANLVERFLLNPQAGDFNPDILLYSMFGGFLLGLGLGLVLKSGATTGGTDLAAKIVNEFVPSLTMGQTLLLIDFGVILFAAVAFQSFRIALYAIVSLYISSKVIDVILEGVGFAKALFIISDMSDKIAPRILKELDRGVTALSGIGMYTGSDKQVLLCVVHRGQIVRLKTIVSQIDEKAFIILTDVREVLGEGFKRIY from the coding sequence ATGAGCATTAGGGATGCTTTTGAAAAGTGGAAAGACTATTTGTGGATAGTAATCGGGGCAGTTGTTGCAGCAGCCGGAATTAATATTTTTATAGTTCCCTACAAAATTGCTCCTGGAGGAGTCAGCGGAATAGCAACGGTGTTATACCATTTAAGTGGGGGGAAGCTGCCGGTAGGTACTACTATGCTTGCCCTTAATATTCCTTTGTTTATATTGGGATATCGGTTTATTGGAAAGAAGTTCATTATAAAGACTTTTTTTGGGACTGTACTTCTTTCTGTAATTATAGATACTACAAGTACAATTGGCGCTAATTTGGTGGAAAGGTTTCTTCTAAATCCCCAGGCAGGGGACTTTAATCCTGATATTCTCCTGTATTCAATGTTTGGAGGATTTCTCTTGGGGTTGGGGCTGGGGTTGGTATTAAAGTCCGGAGCCACTACAGGAGGTACTGACCTTGCAGCTAAAATAGTAAATGAATTTGTACCTTCATTAACAATGGGGCAGACCTTGCTTTTAATTGACTTTGGTGTTATTTTATTTGCAGCCGTTGCTTTTCAAAGTTTCCGTATTGCACTGTATGCCATCGTTTCCCTTTATATAAGTTCAAAGGTAATAGACGTTATATTAGAAGGAGTTGGCTTTGCCAAAGCTTTATTTATAATATCAGATATGTCGGACAAAATAGCCCCCAGGATTTTGAAAGAGCTTGACAGGGGGGTGACGGCATTAAGTGGCATAGGTATGTACACAGGAAGTGACAAACAGGTTTTGTTGTGTGTTGTTCACAGGGGACAGATTGTAAGGCTTAAAACAATTGTTAGCCAGATAGATGAAAAGGCATTTATAATTTTGACGGATGTAAGGGAAGTATTAGGGGAAGGATTTAAAAGAATTTACTGA
- a CDS encoding RNA polymerase sigma factor — translation MFYATGGGRKKRNFLNVDLEAVNPKETAVDDDAGLYAQRAIVQEALNKLSAHQRKVIELRILKGYSTKETARILNKKEGAIRVLQYRALKKLSEILDEMEGQL, via the coding sequence ATATTTTACGCGACAGGTGGCGGAAGAAAAAAACGTAATTTCCTGAATGTAGATTTAGAAGCAGTAAACCCTAAAGAAACAGCGGTGGATGATGATGCCGGATTGTATGCCCAAAGGGCCATTGTGCAGGAAGCATTAAATAAACTTAGCGCCCATCAGCGTAAGGTTATTGAACTTAGGATACTTAAAGGCTATTCCACGAAAGAAACTGCAAGGATTTTGAACAAAAAAGAAGGGGCAATCCGTGTGCTGCAATACAGAGCCCTAAAAAAACTTTCTGAAATCCTTGATGAAATGGAAGGCCAACTATAA
- a CDS encoding transketolase family protein → MQVATREAYGKALAEIGADEKIVVLDADLSKSTKTDLFKNKYPERFFNMGIAEGNMMATAAGIATCGKTVFASTFAMFASGRAFEQVRNSIAYPSLNVKIGATHAGITVGEDGASHQCIEDIAVMRAIPNMTVLSPADAVETRHAVIAAYKTEGPFYIRLARLATPVIFDESTYKFELGKGVTVREGSDVTIMATGVMVSEALKAVDILKEEGISARLVNIHTIKPIDKDIIIKAARETGAIVTCEEHNIMGGFGSAVAEVLVQNCPVPLRMVGVQDKFGKSGKPADLMKMFGLTAENIVANVKDVLRIKK, encoded by the coding sequence ATGCAGGTAGCAACAAGGGAGGCTTACGGTAAAGCTTTAGCAGAAATAGGTGCAGATGAAAAGATAGTGGTTTTGGATGCGGATCTTTCTAAATCCACAAAAACTGATTTGTTTAAGAATAAATACCCTGAAAGGTTTTTTAATATGGGAATTGCAGAAGGAAATATGATGGCTACTGCTGCCGGTATTGCAACATGTGGTAAGACAGTATTTGCAAGTACTTTTGCAATGTTTGCTTCAGGCAGGGCTTTTGAGCAGGTAAGAAACTCAATAGCGTACCCGAGTTTAAATGTTAAAATAGGGGCAACTCATGCAGGAATTACTGTCGGAGAAGACGGGGCTTCTCACCAGTGTATAGAGGACATTGCTGTTATGAGGGCTATACCTAATATGACTGTGCTCTCTCCTGCAGATGCAGTTGAGACAAGACATGCAGTTATTGCAGCATATAAGACGGAAGGACCTTTTTACATAAGGCTGGCAAGGCTTGCAACCCCGGTTATATTTGATGAAAGTACCTACAAATTTGAGCTGGGTAAAGGTGTTACTGTAAGAGAAGGTTCTGATGTCACAATAATGGCAACAGGTGTAATGGTTTCAGAGGCCCTAAAGGCTGTGGATATCTTAAAAGAAGAAGGTATAAGTGCAAGGCTTGTTAACATTCACACAATAAAGCCTATAGATAAAGATATTATAATAAAGGCAGCAAGGGAAACCGGAGCCATTGTAACATGCGAGGAGCATAATATAATGGGCGGGTTTGGCAGTGCAGTGGCTGAAGTGCTGGTTCAAAATTGTCCGGTTCCTTTAAGAATGGTCGGGGTTCAGGACAAGTTCGGTAAATCAGGGAAACCGGCGGACCTTATGAAAATGTTTGGACTTACTGCCGAAAATATTGTGGCAAATGTTAAGGATGTTTTAAGAATAAAAAAGTAA
- a CDS encoding GH36-type glycosyl hydrolase domain-containing protein, whose translation MKFGYFDDVNKEYVITQPDTPYPWINYLGTENFFSLISNTAGGYSFYRDARLRRITRYRYNNVPLDMGGRYFYIYDDGDFWSPGWSPVKKELESYECRHGLGYTKIKGKRNGISAEVTFFVPLNYNGEVQKVVLKNESSENKKITLFSFIEFCLWNALDDMTNFQRNLSTGEVEVKDSVIYHKTEYRERRNHYAFYSVNEKITGFDSDRESFIGLYNGFDAPDAVVNGKSKNSVADGWSPIASHSIDIELKPGEQKDLVFILGYVENEQDEKWESKGVINKKKAIEMTDKFKTSEDVDKSLEELNKYWDDLLSKYRLESHDEKLNRMVNIWNQYQCMVTFNMSRSASYFESGIGRGMGFRDSNQDLLGFVHQIPERARERLLDLAATQLEDGGAYHQYQPLTKKGNNEIGGNFNDDPLWLIMAVAAYIKETGDYSILDEMVPFDNDESKADTMFEHLKRAFYHVVNNLGPHGLPLIGRADWNDCLNLNCFSTEPDESFQTTTSKDGKVAESVMIAGMFVFVGDDFIRLCKHKGLEDEAEAARGHIENMKKAIMEHGYDGEWFLRAYDDFGRKVGSKENEEGKIFIESQGFCVMAGLGLEDGKAIKALDSVKKYLDTPYGLVLQNPAYTKYYLEYGEISTYPPGYKENAGIFCHNNAWIICAETVVGRGDRAFEYYSKIAPAYTEEFSEIHRLEPYVYAQMIAGKDSKRHGEAKNSWLTGTAAWNFVAISQWILGIKPGFDGLVIDPCIPKDWDEYKVTRWYRGSTYVITVKNPDHVSKGVKKVIVDGKEIEGNTLPVFNDGKEHTVEVIMG comes from the coding sequence ATGAAATTTGGTTATTTTGACGATGTGAACAAAGAGTATGTGATTACTCAGCCTGACACGCCATACCCGTGGATTAACTATTTAGGAACAGAAAACTTCTTTTCACTGATTTCAAATACCGCCGGCGGATATTCATTCTACAGGGATGCAAGGCTAAGACGTATCACAAGGTACAGGTATAACAATGTGCCATTAGACATGGGAGGACGTTATTTTTACATATATGATGACGGCGATTTCTGGTCTCCTGGATGGTCACCTGTTAAGAAAGAACTTGAAAGCTATGAATGCAGGCACGGGCTAGGCTACACAAAAATTAAAGGAAAGAGAAATGGGATAAGTGCAGAAGTTACATTCTTTGTTCCTTTGAATTACAATGGAGAAGTACAAAAAGTAGTGTTAAAAAATGAGTCTTCAGAAAACAAAAAGATAACACTGTTTTCATTTATTGAGTTTTGCTTGTGGAATGCATTAGATGATATGACCAACTTCCAGAGAAACTTAAGTACTGGTGAGGTGGAAGTTAAAGACTCTGTTATATACCACAAGACTGAGTACAGGGAGCGTAGAAACCACTATGCATTCTACTCTGTAAATGAAAAGATAACCGGGTTTGACAGTGACAGGGAAAGCTTTATAGGTCTTTATAACGGTTTTGATGCACCTGACGCAGTAGTAAACGGAAAATCTAAAAATTCCGTTGCTGACGGATGGTCACCTATAGCATCCCACAGCATTGACATTGAGTTAAAGCCAGGTGAACAAAAAGACCTTGTATTTATACTGGGCTATGTTGAAAATGAACAGGACGAGAAGTGGGAGTCAAAAGGCGTAATAAACAAAAAGAAAGCTATTGAAATGACAGATAAGTTTAAGACATCAGAGGATGTGGACAAGTCTTTAGAAGAATTGAATAAATATTGGGACGACCTTCTTTCAAAATACAGACTTGAAAGCCATGATGAAAAACTAAACCGTATGGTTAATATATGGAATCAGTACCAGTGCATGGTTACTTTTAACATGTCAAGAAGTGCATCATATTTTGAGTCAGGTATAGGAAGAGGAATGGGCTTTAGAGACTCAAACCAGGACCTTTTAGGCTTTGTTCATCAGATACCTGAAAGAGCAAGGGAAAGACTTTTAGACCTTGCAGCTACACAGCTTGAAGATGGTGGTGCATACCATCAGTACCAGCCTCTTACCAAGAAAGGTAATAATGAAATTGGCGGAAACTTCAATGATGACCCGCTATGGCTGATTATGGCAGTTGCTGCATACATTAAGGAAACCGGGGATTATTCAATATTAGATGAAATGGTTCCATTTGACAACGATGAAAGCAAAGCAGATACAATGTTTGAACACCTGAAGAGGGCGTTCTATCACGTTGTAAACAACTTAGGACCTCACGGACTTCCTCTCATAGGAAGGGCAGACTGGAACGACTGCCTGAACTTAAACTGCTTCTCAACTGAGCCAGATGAGTCTTTCCAGACTACCACAAGCAAAGATGGTAAGGTTGCAGAGTCTGTTATGATTGCAGGTATGTTTGTGTTCGTTGGGGACGACTTCATCAGATTATGTAAACACAAAGGTCTTGAAGATGAAGCTGAAGCAGCAAGAGGCCATATTGAAAACATGAAGAAGGCTATAATGGAACATGGATATGATGGAGAATGGTTCTTAAGGGCATATGACGACTTTGGAAGAAAAGTGGGAAGCAAGGAAAACGAAGAAGGTAAGATTTTTATTGAATCTCAAGGTTTCTGCGTAATGGCAGGACTTGGACTTGAAGACGGAAAAGCAATAAAGGCATTGGATTCAGTTAAAAAATACTTAGATACGCCTTATGGCTTGGTTCTTCAAAATCCGGCATATACAAAATACTATTTGGAGTATGGTGAAATATCTACGTATCCACCTGGATATAAAGAAAATGCAGGAATTTTCTGTCACAACAATGCATGGATTATTTGTGCAGAAACTGTTGTAGGCAGAGGGGACAGAGCATTTGAATATTATTCAAAGATTGCTCCTGCATACACTGAAGAATTCAGTGAAATACACAGGCTTGAGCCATATGTATATGCACAGATGATAGCAGGTAAAGATTCCAAGCGCCATGGAGAAGCAAAGAACTCATGGCTTACAGGAACGGCGGCATGGAACTTTGTAGCAATATCCCAGTGGATACTTGGAATAAAACCGGGATTCGACGGGCTTGTAATTGATCCATGTATTCCAAAGGATTGGGATGAATATAAAGTGACAAGATGGTACAGGGGATCAACTTATGTAATTACAGTGAAAAACCCTGACCATGTTTCAAAAGGTGTTAAGAAGGTAATTGTAGACGGAAAAGAAATAGAAGGCAATACACTTCCTGTATTTAATGACGGCAAGGAGCATACTGTAGAAGTAATTATGGGTTAA
- a CDS encoding RNA polymerase sigma factor, whose protein sequence is MFVEKSLQKLQGKDADTRALSTKNADNKASDKEARDTIEEICSLTWKAVYRFIYFKVQNRQEAEDITQEAYVKALSYLKRNNVEVEKHISFLKTTALNILRDRWRKKKT, encoded by the coding sequence ATGTTTGTAGAGAAAAGTTTACAAAAACTACAAGGAAAAGATGCAGATACAAGAGCCTTAAGTACAAAAAACGCAGATAATAAAGCCTCAGATAAAGAAGCCAGGGATACAATAGAAGAAATATGCTCTTTAACATGGAAGGCTGTATACCGCTTTATATACTTTAAAGTACAAAACCGCCAGGAAGCTGAAGATATTACACAGGAAGCCTATGTAAAAGCACTTTCGTATCTAAAAAGAAACAATGTAGAAGTGGAAAAACACATAAGCTTCTTAAAGACCACTGCACTAAATATTTTACGCGACAGGTGGCGGAAGAAAAAAACGTAA
- a CDS encoding LolA family protein — MKRDIDKLSSYIDSLNDEKKPKAHKNFNESPEIEKLMDTVRKVRSLKEPVFPEGDYSKKLAGKVLGQLSDKKPGRKKRGIWAAAAAAVVILALLLNFALYPKNTDIVFAMEQAFKEIKAYHGIIEIIEKNAEGKETVQKVREVWADKNGRYYVKELEGSETVMITANNGEKKWQMRFDEGKVFIFPSFPDPYQFTFELGNEIDRIKNAAEVKTIGEDRVSYREAAVLEVTPEGGEPYRIWVDKETKLLLKRESAMLNAIQYVAVYTSIDYHDVLPEELIAYNIPEGFEEIDKNPEQLVSNMEEAEEMLGFSFKIPNEILKGYKLDSVSVIKDGKSAKLNYISQDKENRVIVFQGKAEGEFNPASSAILGEIDGNIAEIQSPVREEYGIISGGGIYSGITDITSIRWQEDGLEFAVVGNLSLNDLASFVKNLWDGTVVLLPEDEEFLDKPQIEVPVDLNIEENEQKSVDAGHSPWKLDPVYVAQVFVSLEISPEGIVGNYPVNYEDIKVIKNNGIEAVLEVSGDVSNISKVYLKKLIRQDSTGIWTVVGYDPL; from the coding sequence ATGAAGAGGGATATAGACAAATTATCCAGTTATATTGACTCTTTAAATGATGAAAAAAAACCTAAAGCCCATAAAAATTTTAATGAGTCACCAGAAATAGAAAAACTTATGGATACTGTAAGAAAAGTCCGCAGTTTAAAAGAGCCTGTTTTTCCGGAGGGGGACTATTCTAAAAAGCTGGCTGGAAAGGTTTTAGGACAATTATCAGATAAAAAGCCCGGCAGAAAGAAAAGGGGAATATGGGCTGCTGCAGCGGCGGCGGTTGTTATTTTGGCACTTTTATTAAACTTTGCACTATATCCTAAAAATACCGATATTGTATTTGCTATGGAACAGGCATTTAAGGAAATAAAGGCATATCATGGAATTATTGAAATCATTGAAAAAAATGCAGAAGGAAAAGAAACTGTACAAAAAGTCCGGGAAGTATGGGCGGATAAGAATGGCCGCTATTATGTAAAGGAGTTGGAAGGTTCAGAGACGGTTATGATAACTGCAAACAACGGCGAGAAAAAATGGCAGATGCGTTTTGATGAAGGAAAGGTATTTATTTTTCCGTCCTTTCCGGACCCCTATCAATTTACATTTGAGTTGGGCAATGAAATAGACAGGATTAAAAATGCCGCTGAAGTTAAGACCATTGGAGAGGACAGGGTTTCATACAGGGAAGCTGCAGTTCTTGAGGTAACTCCCGAAGGTGGGGAGCCCTACCGCATATGGGTTGATAAAGAAACTAAACTTCTACTGAAAAGAGAAAGTGCGATGCTAAACGCAATCCAGTATGTAGCTGTTTATACAAGCATTGACTATCATGATGTTTTACCTGAAGAACTAATTGCTTACAACATCCCGGAAGGCTTTGAAGAAATAGACAAAAACCCTGAGCAGCTGGTAAGCAATATGGAAGAAGCGGAAGAGATGCTTGGATTTTCTTTTAAAATACCAAATGAAATATTAAAGGGGTATAAATTAGACAGTGTATCAGTTATAAAAGATGGAAAATCAGCTAAACTCAACTATATTTCCCAGGATAAAGAAAACAGGGTGATTGTTTTTCAAGGTAAGGCAGAAGGCGAATTTAATCCTGCATCAAGCGCTATTTTAGGTGAAATTGACGGGAATATTGCTGAAATTCAGTCACCTGTCAGGGAGGAGTATGGAATTATTTCAGGCGGGGGAATATATTCAGGTATAACAGATATTACCTCTATACGCTGGCAGGAAGACGGGCTTGAATTTGCCGTGGTCGGAAACCTTTCATTGAATGATCTGGCTTCCTTTGTAAAAAACTTATGGGATGGCACAGTTGTACTTCTTCCAGAGGATGAAGAATTTTTGGATAAGCCTCAGATTGAAGTTCCTGTTGATTTAAATATAGAAGAAAATGAGCAAAAAAGCGTGGATGCCGGACATTCCCCCTGGAAACTTGATCCCGTTTATGTGGCACAAGTATTTGTAAGCCTTGAAATTTCTCCTGAAGGCATTGTGGGAAATTATCCTGTTAATTATGAGGACATAAAGGTTATAAAAAATAACGGAATAGAGGCTGTTTTAGAAGTAAGCGGGGACGTGTCAAATATAAGCAAGGTATATTTAAAGAAATTGATAAGGCAGGATAGTACAGGAATATGGACTGTAGTCGGATATGACCCCCTTTAG
- a CDS encoding tetratricopeptide repeat protein, producing MKSLRKILILTVVMFLISVYFSDVLFAFSAIENFNEGTKLLEQGNFEEAIKYFERAIEQNPTMSESYYNKAYALQNLYKFDEALEQYEKAIVYNPNFLDAHINKTAILCEMLRKEEALESAKKLIELNSQNTTANYLMALALTINERYDEGIEYYDIVINMNPGNEYLSYVYADKASILADIGKWEEAIDYCDKAIEINPQLSKAYTVKSLALANMGKIEEALEQSHKATELDSANAVYYGNKAFLLNKLGRNEEALEAIKKAEEIDNYVNTETTLNILINKSLILAELEKFEESFEVTDKIIGMDETNYEAYVNRCFALLGMGKYKEAVEAGNIAIELDPDKSLAYLNRSIAFFNTEDYEKAIEDGETAIQLAKNENDEDIISKGYISIGNAYVGKHQYDKAIEMYQKAAEYNVNDRLLSEINSNMGKAFLEKNNFDEAIRFADIAIELNGKDDKPYVVKAEALLEAGKKEEAMETILKAIEIKPDSFLAYNGKGLVLEKSGELEEALVAFDKAIELDLYNKMTDLVEEHKMRVERKIKMRKASVLLVVLPLVLIIFAIVIITKIKKTGMQV from the coding sequence ATGAAGAGTTTAAGAAAAATATTAATTTTAACAGTGGTAATGTTTTTAATTTCAGTGTATTTTTCTGATGTTTTATTTGCCTTTTCAGCAATTGAAAATTTTAATGAGGGAACTAAGCTACTGGAGCAGGGGAATTTTGAAGAAGCAATAAAATATTTTGAAAGGGCTATAGAACAAAACCCAACCATGTCTGAAAGCTATTACAATAAAGCATATGCTCTGCAAAATCTTTACAAATTCGATGAAGCATTGGAACAATATGAAAAAGCAATAGTGTACAATCCTAATTTTTTAGATGCACATATAAACAAAACGGCTATTTTGTGTGAAATGCTAAGAAAAGAAGAGGCTTTAGAATCAGCAAAAAAATTAATAGAACTAAATTCACAAAATACTACAGCTAATTATTTAATGGCATTGGCACTAACTATAAACGAGAGATATGATGAAGGAATAGAGTATTATGACATTGTTATTAATATGAATCCGGGGAATGAGTATTTAAGCTATGTTTATGCAGATAAAGCAAGTATTTTAGCTGATATAGGCAAATGGGAAGAGGCTATTGATTATTGTGATAAAGCTATTGAAATAAATCCGCAGCTCTCAAAGGCCTACACAGTCAAAAGTTTAGCTTTGGCAAATATGGGAAAAATTGAAGAAGCTCTTGAACAGTCCCATAAGGCAACTGAGTTGGACTCTGCAAATGCTGTTTACTATGGTAATAAAGCTTTTTTGTTAAATAAATTAGGAAGAAACGAAGAGGCTTTAGAAGCGATAAAAAAAGCAGAGGAAATTGATAATTACGTTAATACGGAGACTACTCTTAATATTTTAATAAATAAATCATTAATTTTAGCTGAACTGGAAAAGTTTGAAGAGTCTTTTGAAGTGACAGACAAAATAATCGGTATGGATGAAACCAACTATGAAGCATATGTAAACAGATGCTTTGCATTATTAGGAATGGGGAAGTATAAAGAGGCGGTGGAAGCAGGAAATATTGCTATAGAGTTAGATCCTGATAAGTCATTGGCATATTTAAACAGATCAATTGCTTTTTTTAATACGGAAGACTATGAAAAAGCAATTGAGGATGGAGAAACAGCAATTCAATTGGCAAAGAATGAAAATGATGAAGACATTATTTCTAAAGGATATATAAGTATCGGAAATGCCTATGTAGGAAAACATCAATATGACAAGGCAATAGAAATGTATCAAAAAGCCGCTGAATACAATGTGAATGACAGATTGCTAAGTGAAATAAATTCAAATATGGGCAAAGCTTTTTTAGAAAAGAATAATTTTGATGAAGCAATAAGATTTGCAGATATTGCAATTGAATTAAATGGGAAGGATGATAAGCCATATGTTGTAAAAGCTGAGGCTTTGCTGGAGGCCGGTAAAAAGGAAGAGGCTATGGAAACTATTTTAAAAGCTATAGAAATAAAGCCGGATAGTTTTTTGGCTTACAACGGTAAAGGATTGGTGCTGGAAAAATCAGGAGAATTAGAAGAAGCTCTTGTTGCTTTTGACAAGGCAATTGAATTGGATTTATATAATAAGATGACTGATTTGGTAGAAGAACATAAAATGAGAGTGGAAAGAAAAATAAAAATGAGAAAAGCATCTGTCCTTCTTGTAGTATTACCCCTGGTATTAATTATTTTTGCAATTGTGATAATTACAAAAATAAAGAAAACGGGTATGCAAGTTTAA
- a CDS encoding transketolase, whose product MDEKRIKELKKQATIIRKHVIEAVYNANSGHPGGSLSSADILTVLYFDVMRVDANNPQWEDRDRFVLSKGHCSPVLYGTLAEKGFFPVEEIKKFRQADSFLEGHPSMRYVPGVDMSTGSLGQGISAAVGMALAGKLDKKDYYVYALLGDGEIQEGQVWEALMCASHYKLDNLIAFLDYNGLQIDGKITDVMSPEPVIDKFEAFGWNVIVIDAHDYKEIKEAIEEGKKTKGKPTMIVAKSIKGKGVSFMENEAGWHGSAPNAEQRDEAIAQLDEFLKKLEVE is encoded by the coding sequence ATGGACGAGAAAAGAATAAAAGAGCTTAAAAAACAGGCTACAATTATAAGAAAACATGTAATTGAAGCGGTTTATAATGCAAATTCCGGACATCCGGGTGGTTCACTCTCCAGTGCTGATATACTTACAGTATTATATTTTGACGTAATGCGTGTAGATGCTAACAACCCCCAATGGGAAGACAGGGACAGGTTTGTACTGTCAAAAGGTCACTGTTCCCCTGTATTGTACGGTACTTTGGCTGAAAAAGGATTTTTCCCTGTTGAGGAAATAAAAAAATTCAGGCAGGCAGACAGTTTCCTCGAAGGGCATCCAAGTATGAGGTATGTACCGGGTGTTGATATGTCCACCGGGTCGTTGGGTCAAGGAATATCAGCGGCGGTGGGAATGGCTTTGGCCGGTAAGCTTGATAAAAAAGACTATTATGTATATGCCCTCTTAGGAGATGGAGAAATACAAGAGGGGCAGGTTTGGGAAGCCCTAATGTGTGCATCCCATTACAAGCTGGACAATTTAATTGCATTTTTAGACTACAATGGGCTTCAGATAGACGGGAAAATTACAGACGTTATGTCACCGGAGCCTGTGATAGACAAGTTTGAGGCTTTTGGATGGAATGTTATTGTTATTGATGCTCATGACTATAAAGAGATAAAAGAAGCCATAGAAGAAGGAAAGAAAACAAAGGGTAAGCCTACAATGATTGTTGCAAAGTCCATTAAAGGAAAAGGTGTTTCCTTTATGGAAAATGAAGCAGGCTGGCATGGTTCTGCTCCTAACGCTGAGCAAAGGGATGAGGCTATTGCCCAATTGGATGAGTTCTTAAAGAAATTGGAGGTGGAGTAA